A portion of the Actomonas aquatica genome contains these proteins:
- a CDS encoding RluA family pseudouridine synthase, whose product MSIFEDELLLVVTKPPGVAVAPGKGVPRGAPTVLERWQAEAGRQGGESLLNAHRIDVEVSGVLILTKTKAALDFVSGEFQSKMAQRVMEGFVVVAREEELAQTVAIAPVRGADGSLPDRFEVGYGLGPDLEVPGRMHVYRKRGGRPARTVVRVLERFGGGRWCWIEAEPETSRDQQVQAHLAAVGAPVVGDAAHGLPEARLLLSQFKRGYKGRADERPMVDGLALHLARITLRHPATREQVTFAAPRPKGFEIALKNLRKFVR is encoded by the coding sequence GTGAGCATTTTTGAAGATGAGCTGCTTTTAGTGGTCACAAAACCACCGGGAGTGGCCGTGGCTCCGGGCAAAGGGGTGCCGCGCGGGGCACCTACGGTATTGGAGCGCTGGCAGGCTGAGGCCGGACGGCAGGGCGGAGAGTCGCTGCTGAATGCCCACCGCATCGATGTGGAGGTGAGTGGGGTGCTGATTTTGACCAAAACCAAGGCCGCGCTCGATTTTGTGAGTGGGGAATTCCAGAGCAAAATGGCGCAGCGGGTAATGGAGGGGTTTGTGGTGGTGGCGCGGGAGGAGGAATTGGCGCAGACGGTGGCGATTGCGCCAGTGCGGGGAGCGGATGGCAGCCTGCCGGATCGATTTGAGGTGGGGTATGGGCTGGGGCCGGACCTGGAGGTGCCGGGGCGGATGCACGTGTATCGCAAGCGGGGAGGGCGGCCGGCGCGCACGGTGGTGCGGGTGTTGGAGAGATTTGGCGGTGGGCGCTGGTGCTGGATCGAAGCCGAGCCGGAGACGAGTCGGGATCAGCAGGTGCAGGCGCACCTCGCGGCGGTGGGCGCGCCGGTGGTCGGGGATGCGGCGCACGGGCTGCCGGAAGCGCGGCTGCTGTTGTCGCAGTTTAAGCGTGGTTACAAGGGACGGGCGGACGAGCGGCCGATGGTGGATGGGTTGGCGCTGCACCTGGCGCGGATTACCTTGCGACACCCGGCGACGAGGGAGCAGGTGACGTTTGCGGCGCCGCGGCCCAAGGGCTTTGAGATCGCGTTGAAGAATCTGCGCAAGTTTGTGCGGTGA
- a CDS encoding TlpA family protein disulfide reductase, which yields MKKYALVLTLGLSLTLVAACSGDGGTTESASAATADVAALPDLGTAPSWTLAKLDGTKLSSADLKGKVVVVDFWATWCPPCREEIPGYVEMQRELEAQGVVIVGVSLDRAGVPVVQKFAQDYEINYPIVMGDQDLTETFGGIEAIPTTFLIDRDGKIRHRKVGSMSREDYEPLVRSLL from the coding sequence ATGAAAAAATATGCTCTCGTTCTCACCCTCGGTTTGAGTCTCACGCTGGTCGCAGCCTGCAGCGGCGATGGCGGCACAACGGAATCGGCTTCTGCGGCGACGGCCGATGTGGCGGCCCTGCCGGATCTGGGGACGGCGCCGTCCTGGACGTTGGCGAAGCTCGATGGAACGAAGCTGAGTTCGGCTGACCTGAAGGGCAAAGTGGTGGTGGTCGATTTTTGGGCCACGTGGTGCCCGCCGTGTCGCGAAGAGATTCCCGGCTACGTGGAGATGCAGCGTGAGCTGGAGGCGCAGGGCGTGGTGATCGTCGGCGTGTCGCTCGACCGGGCCGGGGTGCCGGTGGTGCAGAAATTTGCTCAGGACTATGAGATCAACTACCCAATCGTGATGGGAGATCAGGATCTGACGGAGACGTTTGGCGGCATCGAAGCGATTCCGACCACGTTCCTGATCGATCGGGACGGTAAGATCCGGCACCGCAAGGTGGGCTCGATGAGCCGCGAAGATTACGAGCCGCTGGTGCGTTCGCTGTTGTAA
- a CDS encoding glycosyltransferase family 2 protein, producing the protein MPSFIAITYFLTLTGLALYGAHRLKMLVLYWRAASRPEPVPPPLRWHPKVCVQLPVYNEPLVVEALLDHVAALRWPDEAWEIQVLDDSTDETTAIIEGWLAAHPQAARRVSHVRRARREGYKAGALREGMARTDADFFAIFDADFRPQPDFLERMMPHFAAAEVGVVQARWEFANRKRTLLTRFQAVFLDAHFVVEQTARAASGLFFNFNGTAGIWRRTALEDAGGWTSDTVTEDLDASYRAQLRGWRLVYLHRYAVPSELPENLIAFKSQQRRWTKGGVQVARKLLGTVLTASLPARIKREAWWHLTIGVVHPLLVTFSLLFVPYLWFAADQLGTWWYLANPAIVLLAGGAPVAFYVAGQFLQRREWREGLMWLAVSPLLLSFGLALSVTLCVAFFEGLLSNGGEFVRTPKGGRRVRAGGLLARMRSRTFFAAITCAEMLLGAVLLGGAVYFGLRGHGELAAALTLKGGGFWAVAWLSSNDLWPSFWLKPAEPTGVMNAGT; encoded by the coding sequence ATGCCGTCCTTTATCGCCATCACCTATTTTCTGACCCTCACGGGGTTGGCTCTCTACGGAGCGCACCGACTGAAGATGTTGGTGCTGTATTGGCGGGCGGCGTCGCGACCGGAGCCGGTGCCGCCGCCGCTGCGCTGGCATCCGAAAGTCTGCGTGCAGCTGCCGGTTTACAACGAGCCGCTGGTGGTGGAGGCGCTATTGGATCACGTCGCGGCGCTGCGTTGGCCCGACGAGGCGTGGGAGATTCAGGTGTTGGACGATTCCACCGACGAGACGACGGCGATCATCGAGGGGTGGTTGGCGGCGCATCCGCAGGCCGCGCGGCGGGTGAGCCACGTGCGGCGAGCGCGGCGGGAGGGTTACAAGGCGGGTGCCTTGCGCGAGGGCATGGCGCGCACGGACGCGGATTTTTTTGCGATCTTCGACGCCGATTTCCGGCCGCAGCCGGATTTCCTGGAGCGGATGATGCCGCACTTCGCGGCGGCGGAGGTGGGCGTGGTGCAGGCGCGCTGGGAGTTTGCGAATCGGAAACGCACGCTGCTGACGCGGTTTCAGGCGGTGTTTTTGGACGCCCATTTTGTGGTGGAGCAGACGGCGCGGGCGGCGAGTGGGCTGTTTTTTAACTTCAATGGCACGGCCGGCATCTGGCGGCGCACGGCCTTGGAGGACGCCGGCGGCTGGACGAGTGACACGGTGACGGAGGACCTCGACGCGAGCTACCGGGCGCAGTTGCGCGGCTGGCGGCTGGTTTACCTGCATCGCTATGCGGTGCCGTCGGAGCTGCCGGAGAATCTGATCGCCTTCAAATCCCAGCAGCGCCGTTGGACCAAGGGCGGGGTGCAGGTGGCGCGGAAGCTGTTGGGCACGGTGCTGACGGCGTCGCTGCCGGCGCGGATCAAGCGAGAAGCCTGGTGGCATCTCACGATCGGCGTGGTGCATCCGCTGCTGGTGACGTTTTCGCTGCTGTTTGTGCCTTACCTGTGGTTTGCGGCCGATCAGCTCGGCACCTGGTGGTATCTGGCGAATCCCGCGATCGTGCTGCTGGCGGGTGGCGCTCCGGTGGCGTTTTACGTGGCCGGGCAATTTCTCCAGCGGCGGGAGTGGCGTGAAGGGTTGATGTGGTTGGCGGTGTCGCCGTTGCTGTTGTCGTTCGGTCTGGCGCTGAGTGTGACGCTGTGTGTGGCCTTTTTTGAGGGGCTGCTGTCCAACGGTGGCGAATTTGTGCGCACGCCCAAGGGCGGACGGCGGGTGCGGGCGGGCGGTTTGTTGGCGCGGATGCGCAGCCGGACCTTTTTTGCGGCGATCACCTGCGCGGAAATGCTCCTCGGGGCGGTGCTGCTGGGCGGGGCGGTTTATTTTGGCCTGCGCGGCCACGGTGAATTGGCGGCGGCGCTCACTTTGAAAGGCGGCGGCTTCTGGGCGGTGGCTTGGTTGTCGTCGAATGACCTGTGGCCGAGCTTTTGGCTGAAACCTGCGGAGCCCACCGGGGTCATGAATGCCGGCACCTGA
- a CDS encoding LysR family transcriptional regulator — translation MQIENFKVFADLVETKSFSKSAKINGITQSAVSQQARAMEKHFKTLLIDRSQKQFQLTREGQAVYDTSKELLHGYDKLLSELQEMKKVISGTIRIATIYSIGLHELPPYIKRFLHDFPSVNVRVEYRRSNLVYEDILHNSVDFGLVAFPLKHRQIEAVPFRDDHLVLITHPDHPLAKRGDTVDLNELSGLKFIGFDPDIPTRKAVDQIFRDNKIEMEPVMEFDNIETVKRAVEIDHGVAIVPQATVLREAQQGSLKILHFNGKDFTRPLAILHRKGRVLTPAMRKFIDTLGMDLRDQKKSE, via the coding sequence ATGCAAATTGAGAACTTCAAGGTCTTCGCGGATCTGGTCGAAACGAAGAGTTTTTCGAAATCCGCCAAAATCAACGGCATTACGCAGTCGGCGGTGAGCCAGCAGGCGCGGGCCATGGAAAAGCACTTCAAAACGCTGCTGATTGACCGCAGCCAGAAGCAATTCCAGCTCACCCGGGAAGGCCAGGCGGTGTATGACACCTCGAAGGAGTTGTTGCATGGCTACGATAAGCTGCTCTCCGAGCTGCAGGAGATGAAGAAGGTCATTAGCGGGACGATCCGGATCGCGACCATCTACTCGATCGGCCTGCACGAGCTGCCGCCCTACATTAAGCGGTTCCTGCACGACTTCCCGTCGGTGAATGTGCGGGTGGAATACCGCCGGTCTAATCTGGTGTATGAGGACATCCTGCACAATTCGGTCGATTTTGGTCTGGTGGCATTTCCGCTGAAGCATCGTCAGATCGAGGCGGTGCCGTTCCGCGACGATCATCTGGTGTTGATCACGCACCCGGATCATCCGTTGGCCAAGCGGGGGGACACGGTGGACCTCAACGAGCTTTCCGGCCTGAAGTTCATTGGGTTCGACCCGGACATCCCGACGCGTAAGGCGGTCGATCAGATCTTCCGCGACAACAAGATCGAGATGGAGCCGGTGATGGAGTTCGACAACATCGAGACGGTGAAGCGCGCGGTCGAAATCGACCATGGCGTGGCAATCGTGCCGCAGGCCACGGTGTTGCGTGAGGCGCAGCAAGGCTCGCTCAAGATTCTCCACTTCAACGGCAAGGACTTCACTCGACCGCTGGCGATCCTGCATCGCAAAGGTCGGGTGCTCACGCCGGCGATGCGCAAGTTCATCGACACGCTGGGGATGGACCTGCGGGACCAGAAGAAGAGCGAATAA
- a CDS encoding YggS family pyridoxal phosphate-dependent enzyme, which produces MIPTFETFVSRAETVLAEIATACREAGRDPAEVELLAVTKTHDAWAPAYAARFGLRGVGENRVQEAIDKMPHVELPADVTPPRWELIGHLQSNKAKLAATHFDRVQSVDSPKLLQRLDRAAGELDRSLAVLLQINAGRDPAKFGAELEDAPALLETALNCTHLRVDGLMTIAPLSDDPAVAERTFANLRQLRDDLAAQFSVALPTLSMGMSGDLVPAIAAGSTQVRVGTALFGQR; this is translated from the coding sequence ATGATCCCAACTTTTGAGACCTTTGTGAGCCGGGCCGAGACCGTTCTCGCCGAAATCGCGACCGCTTGCCGCGAGGCAGGCCGCGACCCCGCCGAGGTCGAGCTGCTCGCCGTCACCAAAACCCACGATGCCTGGGCCCCCGCCTACGCCGCCCGCTTCGGCCTGCGCGGAGTCGGCGAAAACCGCGTGCAGGAAGCCATCGACAAAATGCCCCACGTCGAGCTCCCCGCCGACGTCACGCCCCCTCGCTGGGAACTGATCGGCCACCTGCAGTCCAACAAAGCCAAGCTCGCCGCCACCCACTTCGACCGCGTGCAAAGCGTCGATTCGCCCAAACTCCTCCAGCGCCTCGACCGCGCCGCCGGCGAACTCGACCGCTCCCTCGCCGTGCTCCTCCAAATCAACGCCGGCCGCGACCCCGCCAAATTTGGCGCCGAACTGGAAGACGCCCCCGCCCTGCTCGAAACCGCCCTCAACTGCACTCACCTGCGCGTCGACGGCCTCATGACCATCGCCCCGCTCTCCGACGACCCCGCCGTCGCCGAGCGCACCTTTGCCAACCTGCGCCAACTCCGCGACGACCTCGCCGCGCAGTTCAGCGTCGCCCTGCCCACCCTTTCCATGGGCATGAGCGGCGACCTCGTTCCCGCCATCGCCGCCGGCTCCACCCAAGTGCGCGTCGGCACCGCTCTTTTTGGCCAACGCTGA
- a CDS encoding transglutaminase-like domain-containing protein: MTLSPTEKTALRELLDDPSPAVRRGLTHRFGDLGTTARDFLREIADGSNRHLAWHARSYLEELNFTDPVAEFREFIRSLNYELETGALLLARTVRPRLDVGECCAELDRIADRCRELIVEPSSTREKCRVINRVLYHELEYRGNVEHYTDPDNSFLDQVIARRRGIPISLCTLYLLVAGRLGLALEPVGLPGHFMIACFSDGAPFFIDAFDRGVFRTPEEIFVFLRAHDMAPTLADLAPTPVREVLCRSCRNLANHFEAKGDPEQSALFDSFVTDFETTYTKNML; encoded by the coding sequence TTGACTCTCAGTCCCACGGAAAAGACCGCCCTGCGTGAGCTGCTCGACGATCCGAGTCCTGCCGTGCGCCGCGGCCTCACCCACCGCTTCGGCGACCTCGGCACCACCGCGCGTGACTTCCTGCGCGAGATCGCCGACGGCTCCAACCGCCACCTCGCCTGGCACGCCCGTTCCTACCTTGAGGAGCTGAACTTCACTGACCCGGTCGCCGAATTCCGCGAGTTCATCCGCTCGCTCAACTATGAGCTCGAAACCGGCGCCCTCCTGCTCGCCCGCACCGTCCGCCCGCGCCTCGATGTCGGCGAATGCTGCGCCGAACTCGACCGCATCGCCGACCGCTGCCGCGAGCTCATCGTCGAACCCTCCTCTACCCGCGAAAAGTGCCGCGTCATCAATCGCGTGCTGTATCACGAACTCGAATACCGCGGTAACGTCGAGCACTACACCGACCCGGACAACAGCTTCCTCGACCAAGTCATCGCCCGTCGGCGCGGCATTCCCATTTCGCTCTGCACGCTCTACCTGCTCGTCGCCGGCCGCCTCGGCCTCGCCCTCGAACCCGTCGGCCTGCCCGGCCACTTCATGATCGCGTGCTTCAGCGACGGCGCCCCGTTCTTCATCGACGCCTTCGACCGCGGCGTCTTCCGCACGCCCGAGGAGATTTTTGTTTTCCTGCGCGCCCACGACATGGCCCCCACCCTGGCCGATCTCGCCCCCACGCCCGTGCGCGAAGTCCTCTGCCGCAGCTGCCGCAACCTCGCCAATCACTTCGAGGCCAAAGGCGACCCCGAACAATCCGCCCTCTTCGACAGCTTCGTCACCGACTTCGAGACGACCTACACGAAGAACATGCTGTAA
- the aroE gene encoding shikimate dehydrogenase, whose protein sequence is MEPVYTLADLDTWSHRGTALAVLGHPIKHSISPPMHNAALAVMAQDHPTYGDWRYFRFDVPPADLPLALNRLHAAGFHGLNLTVPHKVLACDTIAHVDPSARPIGAVNTLRRTTNGWHGFNTDGYGLATAVTETLGIQISGTPVILLGAGGAARGAAVECLARGCASLHIANRTAANRDALLTALAPLAGDIPLHGFAPAEPPADLPVGALLINATSAGLHPEDPLPIDLAALPTPAGVYDMIYNPAESALLAQARERGLPHANGLSMLIHQGARALEIWTDTPVPVDAMRQAVQAAL, encoded by the coding sequence ATGGAGCCCGTCTACACTCTCGCCGATCTCGATACCTGGTCCCACCGCGGCACCGCCCTCGCCGTGCTGGGGCATCCGATCAAACACTCCATCAGTCCTCCCATGCATAACGCCGCCCTCGCGGTCATGGCGCAGGACCACCCCACCTACGGCGACTGGCGCTACTTCCGTTTCGACGTGCCGCCCGCCGACCTGCCGCTCGCCCTCAACCGCCTGCATGCCGCCGGTTTCCATGGCCTGAACCTCACCGTGCCGCACAAGGTGCTGGCCTGCGACACCATCGCCCACGTCGACCCCAGCGCCCGCCCCATCGGCGCCGTCAACACCCTGCGCCGCACGACCAACGGTTGGCACGGCTTCAACACCGACGGTTACGGCCTCGCCACCGCCGTGACCGAAACCCTCGGTATCCAAATTTCCGGCACACCCGTCATCCTGCTCGGCGCCGGCGGCGCCGCCCGCGGTGCCGCCGTGGAATGCCTCGCGCGCGGCTGCGCCTCGCTCCACATCGCCAACCGCACCGCCGCCAACCGCGACGCCCTGCTGACCGCGCTCGCGCCGCTTGCCGGCGACATCCCGCTCCACGGCTTCGCCCCGGCCGAGCCTCCCGCCGACCTGCCCGTCGGCGCCTTGCTCATCAACGCCACCAGCGCCGGCCTCCATCCCGAGGATCCCTTGCCGATCGATCTCGCCGCGCTGCCCACTCCGGCCGGCGTCTACGACATGATCTACAACCCGGCCGAAAGCGCCTTGCTCGCGCAAGCCCGCGAGCGCGGCCTCCCCCACGCCAACGGCCTCTCCATGCTCATCCATCAAGGAGCCCGCGCCCTCGAGATTTGGACGGACACCCCCGTCCCCGTGGACGCCATGCGCCAAGCCGTCCAAGCCGCCCTCTAG
- a CDS encoding LysR family transcriptional regulator, whose amino-acid sequence MEIGQLRLFLAVGTEGNFTRAAQVCHLSQPALSYQIARLEEELGAVLFRRKPRAVELTDAGRKLWESAVRIVAEQEQVLAAFRQRDALETGELRLGVIPTAAPYLLPTLLAGFRAEHPGVRLMMREARTSELVREVVAEELEFAIVSDVDAATLKRYSLRLTPLFHERLLLAVPKGHALAGRQRVKVDVVAKEALVMLSEGNCLRDQTLQVCGQVEAEGALVCEQLPTQLAMVAAGLGAAIVPEMAVRESVPAGVVLVRITDPAPTRVMGILKRRGRKLSRAASTFIAPLGVG is encoded by the coding sequence ATGGAAATAGGGCAGCTCAGATTGTTTTTGGCAGTGGGGACGGAGGGGAATTTCACGCGGGCGGCGCAGGTGTGTCATTTGAGTCAGCCGGCGTTAAGTTACCAGATTGCCCGGTTGGAGGAGGAGCTCGGGGCGGTGCTTTTTCGGCGCAAGCCCCGGGCGGTGGAATTGACCGATGCCGGGCGCAAATTGTGGGAGAGTGCGGTGCGCATCGTGGCGGAGCAGGAGCAGGTGCTGGCGGCGTTTCGGCAGCGTGATGCTCTGGAGACGGGAGAGTTGCGACTGGGCGTCATCCCGACGGCGGCGCCCTATTTGTTGCCGACCTTGCTGGCCGGGTTTCGGGCGGAGCATCCGGGGGTGCGTTTGATGATGCGGGAGGCGCGCACCTCGGAGTTGGTGCGCGAAGTGGTGGCGGAGGAGTTGGAGTTTGCGATCGTGAGTGACGTGGATGCGGCGACGCTGAAGCGGTATTCGCTGCGACTGACGCCCCTGTTTCATGAACGCTTGTTGTTGGCGGTGCCGAAGGGGCACGCCCTGGCGGGGCGACAACGGGTGAAGGTCGACGTGGTCGCGAAGGAAGCGCTGGTGATGTTAAGTGAAGGCAACTGCCTGCGGGATCAGACGCTGCAGGTGTGTGGCCAAGTGGAGGCGGAGGGGGCGCTGGTGTGTGAGCAGTTGCCGACGCAGCTCGCGATGGTGGCGGCGGGTTTGGGGGCGGCGATCGTGCCGGAGATGGCGGTGCGGGAGAGCGTGCCGGCGGGGGTGGTGTTGGTGCGGATCACAGATCCGGCGCCCACGAGGGTGATGGGGATTTTGAAGCGACGGGGGCGAAAGCTGAGTCGGGCGGCGAGCACCTTCATCGCGCCGTTGGGGGTGGGGTGA
- a CDS encoding catalase, with product MSAPTSRLTTSAGNPIADNQNALSAGPRGPLLLQDYQLIEKLAHQNRERIPERVVHAKGWGAFGTFTVTHDITRYTRAKLFSQIGQQTEVVSRFSTVAGELGAADQERDVRGFALKFYTEEGNWDMVGNNTPVFFVRDPYKFPDFIHTQKRHPRTNLRSPTAMWDFWSLSPESLHQVTILMSDRGCPVSPMHMNGYGSHTYSFWNDEGERFWVKFHFKTQQGHQHYTNAQAEEVIGRTRENYQEELFGAIEKGEFPKWNVFVQVMPELDAEKTPYNPFDLTKVWPHADYPLIPVGVLELNRNADNYFTDIEMAAYSPSNIVPGIGFSPDKMLQARVFSYADAHRYRLGTHYEALPVNAPKSPRHHYHKDGAMRFFRNDTGNPDAYYEPNSVNGPAEDPSVAEPPLRISGDADRYNHREGNDDYTQAGNLFRLFDDAQKQRLFANIAAAMGGVPEEIIRRQLVHFHRADPTYAAGVAAALKLDFDATAISNPGSA from the coding sequence ATGTCTGCTCCCACCTCTCGCCTCACCACCTCCGCCGGCAATCCCATCGCCGACAACCAGAACGCTCTCTCCGCCGGCCCCCGCGGCCCGCTGCTGCTGCAGGACTACCAGCTGATCGAGAAACTGGCCCACCAGAACCGCGAGCGCATCCCTGAGCGCGTCGTGCACGCCAAGGGTTGGGGCGCCTTCGGCACCTTCACGGTCACTCACGACATCACCCGCTACACCCGCGCCAAGCTCTTCAGCCAGATCGGCCAGCAGACCGAGGTCGTCTCCCGCTTCTCCACCGTCGCCGGCGAACTCGGTGCCGCCGATCAGGAACGCGACGTGCGCGGCTTCGCTCTCAAGTTCTACACCGAGGAAGGCAACTGGGACATGGTCGGCAACAACACGCCGGTGTTCTTCGTGCGCGATCCCTACAAGTTTCCCGACTTCATCCACACCCAGAAACGCCACCCGCGCACCAACCTGCGCTCGCCCACCGCCATGTGGGACTTCTGGTCGCTCTCCCCGGAGAGCCTGCACCAGGTCACCATCCTCATGAGCGACCGCGGCTGCCCGGTTTCTCCCATGCACATGAATGGCTACGGTTCGCACACGTATTCATTCTGGAATGACGAGGGCGAACGCTTCTGGGTGAAGTTCCACTTCAAAACCCAGCAGGGCCACCAGCACTACACCAACGCCCAGGCCGAAGAGGTCATCGGCCGCACCCGCGAGAACTACCAGGAGGAACTCTTCGGTGCCATCGAGAAGGGCGAGTTCCCCAAGTGGAACGTCTTCGTGCAGGTCATGCCCGAACTCGATGCGGAGAAGACGCCCTACAACCCCTTCGACCTCACCAAAGTCTGGCCCCACGCCGACTACCCGCTCATCCCCGTCGGCGTCCTCGAGCTGAATCGCAACGCCGACAACTATTTCACCGATATCGAGATGGCCGCCTACTCGCCGTCCAACATCGTGCCCGGCATCGGTTTCTCCCCGGACAAGATGCTCCAGGCCCGCGTTTTCTCCTACGCCGACGCCCATCGCTACCGCCTCGGCACGCACTACGAAGCCCTGCCGGTCAACGCGCCCAAGTCGCCGCGCCACCACTACCACAAGGACGGCGCCATGCGCTTCTTCCGCAACGACACCGGCAACCCCGACGCCTACTACGAGCCCAACTCCGTGAACGGTCCCGCCGAAGATCCTTCCGTCGCCGAACCGCCGCTCCGCATCTCCGGCGACGCCGATCGCTACAACCACCGCGAGGGCAACGACGACTACACCCAGGCTGGCAATCTCTTCCGGCTCTTCGATGACGCCCAGAAGCAGCGCCTCTTCGCCAACATTGCCGCCGCCATGGGCGGCGTGCCCGAGGAGATCATCCGCCGCCAACTCGTCCACTTTCACCGGGCCGACCCGACCTACGCCGCCGGCGTGGCGGCCGCGCTCAAGCTCGACTTCGACGCCACCGCCATCAGCAACCCCGGATCCGCCTGA
- a CDS encoding ankyrin repeat domain-containing protein, producing MTAPAGADTFTEAELTRYAELQQHAVELARNGATEELERVVAAGMPVNLRDYKGNSLLMLAAYNGHVTTTRMLLQHGADADARNDRGQTPLGGVAFKGYTPIAELLIAHGADLNASQGGAGTPLLYATLFGRLAMRRVLKQHGARLRSSEPPA from the coding sequence ATGACCGCACCGGCTGGCGCAGACACCTTCACCGAAGCGGAGCTCACGCGTTACGCCGAGCTCCAGCAGCATGCCGTCGAACTGGCCCGCAACGGCGCGACCGAGGAACTCGAGCGCGTCGTTGCCGCCGGCATGCCGGTGAACCTGCGTGATTACAAAGGCAACAGCCTGCTCATGCTCGCCGCCTACAACGGTCACGTCACGACCACCCGCATGCTTTTGCAGCACGGCGCCGATGCCGACGCCCGCAATGACCGCGGACAAACTCCGCTCGGCGGCGTCGCCTTCAAAGGTTACACTCCCATCGCCGAACTGCTGATCGCCCACGGCGCCGACCTCAACGCCAGCCAAGGCGGCGCCGGCACTCCCCTGCTCTACGCCACCCTGTTCGGCCGCCTCGCCATGCGCCGCGTGCTCAAACAACACGGTGCACGTCTGCGCAGCTCTGAGCCCCCAGCCTGA
- a CDS encoding DUF1573 domain-containing protein: MLDFGSILPRLLRIVGLLAVIPAFVCAEVQWSQPRQSVELPVGATEHVATYAFTNAGDQPATIIDVHVDCDCTTAAIHPLTYAHGESGELKLTLDTRGLEGEVERELLVKLRYGDGTSATVKNVALQLHASITPWFTFSPRVLFWSADETAAPRTLTVTLSATEHDDAQLVLGDIPADLNAELSATGPRTYQLTARPATPSDPGEWHLPLELHAADGSLLTTASVYVLVR, encoded by the coding sequence ATGCTCGACTTCGGTTCCATCCTCCCACGCCTCCTCCGCATCGTCGGCCTGCTCGCGGTCATTCCTGCCTTCGTCTGCGCCGAGGTGCAGTGGAGCCAGCCCCGCCAATCCGTGGAGCTCCCTGTCGGCGCGACCGAGCACGTGGCCACCTACGCCTTCACCAACGCCGGTGACCAGCCCGCCACCATCATCGACGTGCACGTCGACTGCGACTGCACCACCGCCGCAATTCATCCCCTCACCTACGCCCACGGCGAATCCGGCGAACTTAAACTCACCCTCGACACCCGCGGACTCGAAGGGGAAGTCGAACGCGAGCTATTGGTGAAACTCCGCTACGGCGACGGCACCTCCGCGACAGTCAAAAACGTCGCCCTGCAACTCCACGCCTCCATCACGCCGTGGTTCACCTTTTCCCCTCGCGTCCTCTTCTGGTCGGCCGACGAAACCGCCGCCCCGCGCACGCTCACCGTAACCCTGTCCGCGACCGAGCATGACGATGCTCAACTGGTCCTGGGTGACATCCCCGCCGATCTGAATGCGGAACTCTCCGCAACCGGCCCGCGCACCTACCAACTCACCGCCCGCCCCGCCACACCCTCCGACCCCGGCGAATGGCACCTCCCCCTCGAGCTGCACGCCGCCGACGGCTCCCTGCTCACCACCGCGTCGGTCTACGTTCTGGTCCGATGA
- a CDS encoding rhodanese-like domain-containing protein, with translation MIRRALPEALGLLLLALPPAALSYFVHPDAALHRDANEPLPEYHLTLAQAEALVADATTPPLWIDARPPSAYSAGHYAGAINLPPAEWDRHFPQLLPHWAPDRIIIVYCSSTSCDASDQVARRLRRELGQQEKIWVLHSGWSALQDTVKP, from the coding sequence ATGATCCGCCGTGCCCTGCCCGAAGCTCTTGGCCTGCTGCTGTTGGCCCTGCCGCCGGCAGCCCTGTCCTACTTCGTGCACCCGGACGCCGCGCTGCATCGCGACGCCAACGAACCTTTGCCTGAGTATCACCTGACACTCGCCCAGGCCGAGGCTCTCGTCGCCGACGCGACCACCCCTCCCCTCTGGATCGACGCCCGCCCGCCGTCCGCGTATTCGGCTGGTCACTACGCCGGCGCGATCAACCTGCCACCGGCCGAATGGGACCGTCACTTTCCGCAGCTGCTGCCCCACTGGGCGCCTGATCGCATCATCATTGTCTACTGCAGCTCCACGTCCTGTGACGCCAGCGATCAGGTCGCCCGTCGCCTGCGCCGCGAGCTTGGCCAGCAGGAAAAAATCTGGGTGCTCCACTCCGGATGGAGCGCACTGCAAGACACGGTTAAGCCATGA